A region of Mammaliicoccus sp. Dog046 DNA encodes the following proteins:
- a CDS encoding gamma carbonic anhydrase family protein, with protein sequence MIKSFNNKSPQIDASCYVAENATIIGDVKIGAESSVWFNAVIRGDVSPTIIGNGVNIQDLSCLHQSPNQPLIIEDFVTVGHRVTLHSSIIREHALIGMDSTILDGAEIGEYAFIGAGSIVPPGKKIPPRTLAFGRPAKVIRELTDEDYNELKRINNSYIEKAKIYKEID encoded by the coding sequence ATGATAAAATCTTTTAACAACAAAAGCCCTCAAATTGACGCAAGTTGTTATGTCGCTGAAAATGCGACTATCATTGGTGATGTCAAGATTGGTGCTGAGAGTTCTGTATGGTTTAATGCCGTTATTAGAGGAGATGTTTCACCAACGATTATTGGTAACGGTGTGAATATTCAAGACTTAAGTTGTTTGCATCAAAGTCCTAATCAACCTCTTATAATAGAAGACTTTGTTACAGTTGGCCATCGTGTCACATTACATTCAAGCATTATTCGTGAACATGCATTGATTGGCATGGACTCAACAATACTCGATGGTGCAGAAATTGGTGAATACGCATTTATCGGTGCAGGATCAATTGTCCCACCTGGCAAAAAAATCCCACCACGAACTTTAGCATTCGGTAGACCTGCAAAAGTGATTCGCGAGCTTACTGATGAAGATTACAATGAACTCAAAAGAATCAACAATAGCTATATTGAAAAGGCTAAAATTTATAAAGAAATTGATTAA
- a CDS encoding alpha/beta hydrolase: protein MWKWETEKEAKGIVVIVHNMLEHTGRYAYVITKLRREGYHVIMGDLRGQGQTSRVHRGHVDRFEEYHEQVLEWISIAEEYHLPVFTLGVGLGGLILLNLLEKVDLKVEGVMLISPLVAFQQNISTRRNFLASSFGTVAKDAKFDTGITVEKLTSNKEVIEDTNKDALMIHKVSYHWYKTILETMKTTMENIHHISPIPTLLMLGTDDKIVDTDSIRTIGKTINTDELYFKAWNGLNHEVHNEPERENVMKYIISFMNNRIHYVGLLIEEEN, encoded by the coding sequence ATGTGGAAATGGGAAACTGAGAAAGAAGCTAAAGGTATTGTTGTTATTGTTCATAATATGTTAGAACATACAGGAAGATATGCTTATGTTATTACAAAGCTACGTAGAGAAGGATATCATGTCATCATGGGTGACTTAAGAGGACAAGGTCAAACTTCTCGTGTTCATAGAGGGCACGTTGATCGATTTGAAGAATATCATGAACAAGTATTAGAATGGATATCTATAGCAGAAGAGTACCATCTCCCAGTATTTACGTTAGGCGTAGGTCTCGGTGGTCTGATTCTACTTAATTTATTAGAGAAAGTGGACTTAAAGGTAGAAGGTGTCATGTTAATTTCTCCATTAGTCGCATTTCAACAAAACATTTCTACAAGAAGAAACTTCTTAGCGTCTAGTTTCGGAACAGTTGCAAAAGATGCAAAATTTGATACAGGTATTACTGTTGAAAAATTAACAAGTAATAAAGAAGTCATTGAAGATACGAACAAGGATGCATTAATGATACATAAAGTGAGTTATCATTGGTATAAAACAATTTTAGAAACAATGAAGACAACAATGGAAAATATACATCACATTTCACCAATTCCTACATTATTAATGTTAGGTACTGACGATAAAATTGTTGATACAGATTCTATTAGAACAATTGGTAAGACGATTAATACTGATGAATTATACTTTAAAGCATGGAATGGTCTAAATCATGAAGTTCATAATGAACCAGAAAGAGAAAATGTAATGAAATATATTATCTCTTTCATGAACAATCGTATTCATTATGTAGGTCTATTAATTGAAGAAGAAAATTAA
- a CDS encoding transcriptional regulator, SarA/Rot family, translated as MVEKVNKVNDLILLDDIQKNINVIFYKIEEKFELEKDEFLTLIMLWNNGSMSLKELDEYIDIKPYKRTRLYNNLVKKGWIKKVRPEDDERTVIVEVNESFADKKDAIVDFVCDEIKDRKDHFESQFKAILDTCDI; from the coding sequence ATGGTAGAAAAAGTTAATAAAGTAAATGATTTAATCCTGTTAGACGATATTCAAAAAAATATCAATGTTATATTCTATAAAATTGAAGAGAAATTTGAATTAGAGAAAGATGAATTTCTTACATTGATTATGTTATGGAATAATGGCTCAATGAGTCTTAAAGAACTTGATGAATATATCGATATTAAACCATATAAAAGAACGAGACTTTATAATAATTTAGTGAAAAAAGGCTGGATTAAAAAAGTAAGACCAGAAGATGACGAACGAACAGTTATCGTAGAAGTGAATGAATCATTTGCAGATAAAAAAGATGCAATCGTTGATTTTGTATGTGATGAAATCAAAGATAGAAAAGATCATTTCGAAAGTCAATTTAAAGCAATATTAGATACATGTGATATTTAA
- a CDS encoding class I SAM-dependent methyltransferase, which yields MIVDGILPFARKLITSHINDSSIVVDATCGNGNDTYFLANQVPNGHVYAFDIQKAAIESTKLKTASFDHITYHQTGHEHAATIVKNNHDGIDASIFNLGYLPKGDKNITTHALTTIEAIQSLFEITNKNGIIVLVVYPGHPEGQIESNEVREFVQSIDQQTAHVLHYQFINQKNNPPYIIAIEKR from the coding sequence ATGATAGTAGATGGTATCCTCCCTTTTGCTAGAAAATTAATTACATCACATATCAATGATTCAAGTATCGTTGTAGATGCGACATGTGGCAATGGTAATGATACGTACTTTCTTGCAAATCAAGTACCAAATGGTCATGTTTATGCTTTTGATATTCAAAAAGCAGCAATCGAAAGTACAAAGCTAAAGACTGCGTCATTTGACCATATTACCTATCATCAAACCGGTCATGAACATGCAGCAACGATTGTTAAAAATAATCACGATGGTATAGATGCATCTATATTTAATTTAGGTTACTTGCCTAAAGGAGATAAAAATATAACAACGCATGCGCTAACAACGATTGAAGCTATACAATCTTTATTTGAAATAACAAATAAAAATGGCATCATTGTTCTCGTTGTTTATCCTGGTCATCCAGAAGGACAAATTGAATCGAATGAAGTCCGTGAATTTGTGCAATCAATAGATCAGCAAACAGCCCACGTACTTCATTATCAATTTATCAATCAAAAAAATAACCCACCTTACATTATCGCAATTGAGAAGCGATAA